In one window of Ruminococcus hominis DNA:
- a CDS encoding site-specific integrase: MPVFKNESNGTWYVMARYVNWKGERKQKCKRGFSTKKEAQEWERMFQLQNSSDMDMSFEAFTELYIRDMKSRLKENTWLTKEHIIRTKILPYFGKLKISEISTKEVIAWQNEMLAYRDEKKKPYSQTYLKTLHNQLSAIFNHAVRYYELRSNPAAKAGNMGSEEHKEMLFWTKEEYKKFSFEMMDKPVSFYAFEMLYWCGIREGELLALTAADFDFEKETVRINKSYQRLHGEDVITTPKTKKSNRIIKMPKFLCEEMQEYLQMLYGLKKKDRIFTVTKSYLHHEMDRGAKAAGVKRIRIHDLRHSHISLLIDMGFSAVAIADRVGHESIDITYQYAHLFPSKQTEMADRLDDLGKGEIENVS, from the coding sequence ATGCCGGTATTCAAGAACGAGAGCAATGGAACATGGTATGTGATGGCGAGATATGTCAACTGGAAAGGCGAGCGTAAGCAGAAATGCAAGCGTGGATTTTCTACCAAGAAAGAAGCACAGGAATGGGAGCGAATGTTTCAGTTGCAGAACTCCTCTGATATGGATATGAGTTTTGAAGCTTTTACCGAACTGTATATCCGGGATATGAAAAGCCGTCTGAAGGAGAATACATGGCTGACAAAGGAGCATATCATCCGCACAAAGATTTTACCTTATTTCGGCAAGTTGAAAATCAGCGAGATTTCTACAAAAGAGGTTATCGCATGGCAGAATGAGATGCTTGCCTATCGGGACGAAAAGAAAAAGCCATACTCACAGACCTATCTGAAAACGCTGCACAATCAGTTGTCCGCTATCTTCAATCATGCGGTGCGGTATTATGAGCTGCGTTCCAATCCAGCCGCTAAAGCGGGAAATATGGGAAGTGAGGAACACAAGGAAATGCTGTTCTGGACGAAAGAAGAATACAAGAAATTCTCATTTGAGATGATGGACAAGCCTGTTTCCTTTTACGCTTTTGAAATGCTCTACTGGTGCGGCATCCGTGAAGGAGAACTGCTGGCACTGACCGCCGCTGATTTCGATTTTGAGAAAGAAACGGTCAGAATCAATAAGTCCTATCAGCGATTACACGGCGAAGATGTGATTACCACACCGAAAACAAAGAAAAGTAACCGCATCATCAAAATGCCGAAGTTCCTATGTGAAGAAATGCAGGAATATTTGCAGATGCTTTACGGATTGAAGAAGAAAGACCGAATCTTTACAGTCACAAAAAGTTATCTTCATCACGAGATGGACAGAGGTGCGAAAGCCGCAGGCGTAAAACGAATCCGTATCCATGATTTACGGCACAGCCACATCAGCCTGTTGATTGATATGGGATTTTCAGCGGTGGCGATTGCAGACCGTGTAGGGCATGAAAGCATTGACATCACTTACCAGTACGCTCATCTGTTCCCGTCAAAGCAAACGGAAATGGCAGATAGATTAGACGATTTAGGGAAAGGAGAGATTGAAAATGTCAGCTAA
- a CDS encoding plasmid mobilization protein — protein sequence MSAKNRDNKNRWRNITVGFRVSPEENELINKAVALSGLPKQEYCYRRCLNQDVVVQGNPRIFKALKTELATVLTELKRIEAGNGVDEELLNVIELIAVIMGGLKGEDEDGK from the coding sequence ATGTCAGCTAAGAACAGAGATAACAAAAACCGTTGGAGAAACATCACAGTAGGGTTTCGGGTATCGCCCGAAGAAAATGAACTCATTAACAAGGCAGTTGCCTTATCGGGACTGCCAAAGCAGGAATACTGTTACCGCCGCTGTCTGAATCAGGATGTAGTGGTACAGGGCAATCCCAGAATATTCAAGGCACTTAAAACGGAACTTGCCACTGTGCTCACAGAATTAAAGCGGATTGAAGCAGGAAACGGTGTGGATGAAGAACTGCTGAATGTCATTGAACTGATCGCTGTTATTATGGGCGGTCTGAAAGGAGAGGACGAGGATGGAAAATAA
- a CDS encoding helicase RepA family protein, whose protein sequence is MENKKEKTAPDVSVGADTEQPIRKNTTSSISENGGNIKSFEELQREMQLRSDPSYLQTISMNELFDTQYRSKQPLIDGLLYPGTYIFAGSPKLGKSFLMAQLAYHVSTGTPLWNYTTRKGTVLYLALEDDYRRLQERLYRMFGTESTDNLYFSVSASQLGNGLDEQLARFVAEHKDTKLIIIDTLQKVREVGGDNYSYANDYQIMARLKSFADAHGLCLLLVHHTRKQNADDKFDMISGTSGLLGAADGAFLLQKEKRTGNAATLEVSGRDQQDQKLYLIRNTETLLWDLQKAETELWKEPPEPLLDEIAELVMKDNPYWEGSPTALVALINVDIQPHVITRKLNVLAGRLYAEHGILFRSERVHEGRKLRLWKDNTENA, encoded by the coding sequence ATGGAAAATAAAAAAGAAAAGACTGCCCCGGATGTATCTGTTGGCGCAGATACGGAGCAGCCAATTCGTAAAAACACTACAAGTAGTATATCCGAGAATGGTGGAAATATCAAGAGTTTTGAGGAATTGCAGAGAGAAATGCAGTTGCGATCAGACCCGTCCTATCTCCAGACAATCTCCATGAATGAACTGTTTGACACACAGTATCGGAGTAAGCAGCCGTTGATTGACGGTCTGCTCTACCCCGGCACTTATATCTTTGCAGGTTCGCCCAAACTGGGGAAGAGCTTTCTGATGGCACAGCTTGCCTACCATGTCAGCACAGGTACACCGCTTTGGAATTATACCACCCGAAAAGGAACGGTGCTGTATCTGGCACTTGAGGACGATTACCGCCGCTTGCAGGAGCGTCTGTACCGGATGTTCGGGACAGAAAGTACCGATAATCTTTACTTCTCTGTTTCTGCCAGCCAGCTTGGAAATGGACTGGATGAACAGCTTGCAAGATTTGTGGCAGAGCATAAGGACACGAAGCTGATTATCATTGATACGCTTCAGAAAGTGCGTGAGGTTGGCGGCGATAATTACAGTTATGCAAATGATTATCAGATTATGGCAAGACTGAAAAGTTTTGCGGATGCTCACGGACTTTGCTTACTGCTCGTACACCACACGAGAAAGCAGAATGCGGATGATAAGTTTGACATGATTTCCGGGACAAGCGGACTGCTTGGGGCGGCAGACGGAGCGTTTCTTCTTCAGAAAGAAAAACGGACAGGCAATGCCGCAACACTGGAAGTATCGGGCAGAGATCAGCAAGACCAGAAGCTGTATCTTATCCGCAATACAGAAACATTGTTGTGGGATTTGCAAAAGGCAGAAACGGAATTATGGAAAGAACCGCCAGAGCCGTTACTGGATGAGATTGCGGAGCTTGTTATGAAAGACAATCCTTATTGGGAGGGTTCTCCAACGGCACTTGTTGCACTGATAAATGTGGACATTCAACCTCATGTTATTACAAGAAAGCTGAATGTTCTTGCAGGAAGGTTGTATGCAGAGCATGGGATTCTCTTTCGGAGTGAGCGTGTCCATGAGGGACGGAAACTAAGGCTCTGGAAAGACAATACAGAGAATGCGTGA
- a CDS encoding DUF5348 domain-containing protein — protein MREGRLGYNCENGRYGLLSMDLWIDTGFHCGECMEVLVDDQWVKTRMEMNLAREWYLVGTPYCGDLEYVRARIPE, from the coding sequence ATGAGAGAAGGAAGATTAGGTTATAACTGTGAAAATGGAAGATATGGATTGCTGTCAATGGACTTATGGATTGATACGGGATTTCACTGCGGAGAGTGTATGGAAGTTCTGGTAGATGATCAGTGGGTAAAGACCAGGATGGAAATGAATCTGGCGAGGGAATGGTATCTGGTGGGAACGCCCTATTGCGGTGATCTGGAGTATGTACGGGCAAGGATACCGGAATAA